One region of Brassica napus cultivar Da-Ae chromosome A10, Da-Ae, whole genome shotgun sequence genomic DNA includes:
- the LOC106365536 gene encoding replication protein A 70 kDa DNA-binding subunit E-like, with protein sequence MDRYRFLRPRIYIDLLICVFFFGSRTVLSFQLLLAMKVSGVSDSEKMTGETAIPSDSVNPISQSGVSSGDNGPTKSRCGMADSKGTSKSGPQSGITSGVDKPVKSRGTTAETQRPIRTHGRTGGSSGPVIGVRGRPSVSAIDKGKSIVSDDVGKVITFKDVKFGPHEDEIRFRLIHFWEAWNVQTKVLIGIEMLLIDEEASVIQGFISYGRIETYLPHMKAGCTYRLNKFYGSKSKTVYRIADSDVTISFSWNSALTALEDSSICFPEDRIRIHGFREFDGASDLKGDLYDYIGHIKLVNGKVPTDSILLDEGEIAVSRRVELHVQTHDDPVMKLYLWDKAAFEFIDKFKASRGTARVILVTTLNPKRFGGVLSLSAMASSRVFMDSDIQETLSYLSWLNSNLDVASRVNAEVITKPEPATLGELFAYMNQASSKVAWFECTATIDDVVHGSGWYYIGCGVCHTKATKGPTTLMCKKCGKSEIVGVAQYLTRLSVYDNNDQAVFVVLGDAGEELTGKKASELVEKYYQVNDNIEGDHKVPVPQAMIDTIGQTRKFIVKVSKHNLDAKTQTLTVTKVLPPDAAGPEDNLEGDVDVIGDAEGVGNAAEFGKRGADEIESEGVKRAKCG encoded by the exons ATGGATCGTTATCGCTTTCTCCGTCCGCGGATCTATATAGATCTCTTAatctgtgtatttttttttggatctagAACTGTTCTATCCTTTCAACTGCTACTTGCGATGAAGGTGTCCGGCGTTTCTGACTCAGAGAAAATGACAGGCGAGACGGCGATCCCCTCCGATTCCGTCAATCCCATCTCTCAATCCGGTGTCTCTTCCGGCGATAACGGTCCGACGAAATCTAGATGTGGAATGGCCGATTCAAAGGGTACGAGCAAATCCGGCCCTCAGTCCGGCATAACATCCGGCGTTGATAAACCGGTGAAATCCAGAGGTACGACTGCTGAAACCCAGAGGCCGATCAGAACACACGGCAGGACTGGTGGTTCCTCCGGCCCCGTTATCGGCGTTAGAGGGAGACCATCTGTCTCAGCAATCGACAAGGGCAAATCAATCGTCAGCGACGACGTAGGGAAGGTTATAACCTTCAAAGACGTGAAATTCGGGCCACATGAAGACGAGATACGGTTTCGACTGATCCATTTTTGGGAAGCTTGGAACGTTCAGACGAAGGTTCTTATCGGCATCGAAATGCTTCTCATCGATGAAGAG GCGAGTGTAATCCAAGGTTTCATCTCTTATGGAAGGATTGAGACCTATCTGCCTCACATGAAAGCTGGTTGTACGTACCGGCTCAACAAGTTTTACGGATCAAAGAGCAAGACAGTGTACCGGATTGCTGACTCGGATGTCACTATTAGCTTCTCATGGAACTCTGCTCTAACTGCTCTCGAGGACAGCTCAATCTGTTTCCCTGAGGATCGGATCCGTATTCATGGATTCAGGGAGTTCGATGGTGCTTCCGACTTGAAAGGTGATCTTTATG ATTATATTGGCCATATCAAGCTTGTGAATGGGAAGGTTCCCACTGACAGCATATTGCTTGATGAAGGTGAGATAGCTGTGTCTCGGCGAGTTGAGCTTCACGTCCAGACACATGA CGATCCTGTGATGAAGTTGTACCTCTGGGACAAGGCGGCCTTTGAGTTCATTGATAAGTTTAAAGCATCTAGAGGCACTGCCCGTGTTATTTTGGTCACCACTTTAAACCCGAAACGGTTTGGAG GTGTTCTGTCTCTATCGGCAATGGCGTCCTCACGTGTATTTATGGATAGTGATATCCAAGAAACACTCTCCTACCTCAGCTG GTTGAACTCTAATTTGGACGTTGCCAGTAGGGTTAATGCAGAGGTGATTACCAAGCCTGAGCCAGCGACATTGGGAGAACTTTTTGCTTATATGAACCAGGCGTCCTCTAAG GTTGCTTGGTTTGAGTGCACAGCAACTATTGATGATGTTGTGCACGGGTCTGGCTGGTACTATATAGGTTGCGGTGTGTGCCATACCAAAGCAACCAAAGGGCCCACAACGTTAATGTGTAAGAAATGCGGGAAGAGTGAGATTGTTGGTGTGGCGCA GTACTTGACGAGACTCTCTGTGTATGACAACAATGATCAAGCCGTGTTTGTTGTCCTCGGTGATGCCGGTGAGGAGTTGACTGGAAAGAAAGCAAGCGAGTTGGTTGAGAAATACTATCAG GTCAATGACAATATTGAAGGCGATCATAAGGTCCCAGTTCCTCAGGCTATGATTGATACTATTGGACAGACGCGAAAGTTCATTGTGAAGGTATCAAAACACAATCTGGACGCTAAGACTCAGACTCTGACTGTGACAAAGGTGCTCCCACCCGATGCCGCAGGACCTGAGGACAATTTAGAAGGGGATGTTGATGTAATAGGTGATGCGGAAGGAGTAGGTAATGCAGCTGAGTTTGGAAAAAGGGGTGCTGATGAGATAGAGTCTGAGGGTGTGAAGCGTGCCAAATGTGGCTAA
- the LOC106375042 gene encoding uncharacterized protein LOC106375042, giving the protein MKRGSVYELINFYGSKNKPMYRVADHIATVSFSWNSEFSVLHDISIPFDEDRFRMHSYEDFEANCDLKGDLYDVLGHMKLVDGQSLTERPTIDEAKIATTRHIMVHVQSYEGPVMKLYLWDQAATDFCKKFKSYENTPTVLLVTAVNTKRLGGTLALSSMSPTRVFMDYDVQPTIDYFTWLSSNPEIAKQVSADVVTKREMMTISDIFSYMTLESAKDAFFECTATIDDVVHGSAWYYIACTGCHSKATKSANSLICTNPRCVKDTTAGVAQYRAKISVYDSSEQGFFVLLGDAGFQLTGRHASELVSNYFEANKDKGPDHEVPVPEALMSIIGQTHKFCVKVTDHNFSGNTRAITVTKILPLDTPSPTEASLENAIPATSKEAVQSGSDVCEPLDSRGGSAGEESKRTFDSVDPEKVKRARCEK; this is encoded by the exons ATGAAGCGAGGTTCGGTTTACGAACTCATCAACTTTTACGGATCGAAGAACAAACCGATGTATCGGGTTGCTGATCATATCGCAACCGTGTCCTTCTCATGGAACTCTGAGTTCTCGGTTCTTCACGACATTTCAATCCCTTTTGATGAAGACCGTTTCAGGATGCATTCGTATGAGGATTTTGAGGCCAACTGTGATCTCAAAGGTGACCTCTACG ATGTTCTTGGCCACATGAAGCTGGTCGATGGACAGAGTCTTACCGAGCGTCCCACCATTGATGAAGCGAAGATCGCTACCACTCGGCACATCATGGTTCATGTGCAATCATATGA aggACCTGTCATGAAGCTCTACCTCTGGGACCAGGCTGCAACGGACTTCTGCAAGAAGTTTAAGTCCTATGAAAACACTCCCACAGTACTTTTGGTCACAGCCGTTAACACTAAACGTCTTGGAG GTACACTGGCACTGAGCTCTATGTCTCCCACACGGGTTTTCATGGACTATGATGTCCAACCAACCATTGATTACTTCACCTG GCTCTCCTCAAACCCAGAGATTGCTAAGCAAGTTAGTGCAGATGTGGTCACTAAGCGGGAGATGATGACTATATCAGACATATTCTCTTACATGACTCTGGAATCTGCAAAG GATGCCTTTTTTGAGTGCACTGCTACGATTGATGATGTGGTTCATGGATCTGCTTGGTACTATATTGCATGCACTGGCTGCCATAGTAAGGCTACCAAAAGCGCAAACTCACTGATTTGCACGAATCCAAGATGTGTGAAGGATACAACAGCTGGAGTTGCACA GTACCGTGCAAAGATCTCTGTCTATGATAGCAGTGAACAAGGTTTTTTTGTCTTGCTTGGTGATGCTGGTTTTCAATTGACTGGAAGGCACGCATCTGAGTTGGTTAGCAACTACTTTGAG GCCAATAAAGACAAAGGCCCTGACCATGAGGTGCCTGTCCCGGAAGCTTTGATGAGCATAATCGGACAGACCCATAAGTTCTGTGTGAAAGTTACAGATCACAACTTCTCTGGCAACACCCGGGCTATCACTGTCACCAAGATCCTCCCTCTAGACACACCGTCACCCACAGAAGCTTCTCTTGAAAACGCCATTCCTGCAACGTCCAAGGAAGCAGTGCAGAGTGGAAGTGACGTGTGTGAGCCTTTAGACAGCCGTGGAGGTTCTGCAGGGGAAGAGAGTAAGAGAACATTTGACAGTGTTGATCCAGAGAAAGTCAAACGGGCAAGATGTGAGAAATGA
- the LOC125578992 gene encoding E3 ubiquitin-protein ligase Praja-1-like, with the protein MSDIPVITHRISHQTRSTGENPRQTLQVYILRPNTTQSVIDFQFLSMIDSQGNFSETLTEIMEDTLTYHDIYHPNSTYLIEETKEYVMNEVRANFNPFTNDLQVTLTIKDYNPNATSRLDVDLIITDLESTNRPPTMEEENETCIVCFGNYNQHNNLCTLTCGHSFHFPCIDQWLRRNISCPICRESNL; encoded by the coding sequence ATGAGTGACATACCAGTTATAACTCATCGAATCTCTCATCAAACAAGATCTACAGGAGAAAACCCGAGGCAAACCCTCCAAGTTTACATCCTCAGACCCAATACGACACAATCCGTGATTGATTTTCAGTTTCTATCAATGATCGACAGCCAAGGTAATTTTAGTGAAACCCTGACTGAAATCATGGAAGATACGTTAACATATCACGACATTTACCACCCCAATTCGACATACCTTattgaagaaacaaaagaatacGTGATGAATGAAGTTAGAGCCAACTTCAATCCCTTCACTAATGATCTTCAAGTTACTTTGACTATCAAAGATTACAACCCAAATGCAACATCAAGGCTAGACGTTGATCTGATCATTACTGATTTAGAGAGCACTAATAGGCCTCCAACCATGGAAGAGGAAAACGAGACGTGTATTGTATGCTTTGGAAATTACAACCAACACAATAATCTTTGCACCCTTACCTGCGGCCACAGTTTCCATTTCCCTTGCATTGATCAGTGGCTTCGTAGAAACATAAGTTGTCCAATATGCAGAGAAAGCAATCTATGA
- the LOC106420393 gene encoding uncharacterized protein LOC106420393, with translation MKTISGLGIGLSLVCVFLLLALVAEVYYLLRWKKKIISQESEEEKEEEQQQVGYAKELIQLFCFKKPEANNGGREVEISMNQDLELGFEAELMKLHNHRLLFTIIEETKADLESDDGKSRLGSRSRTRSLSDLPLGVNDCTTPGFTPLASPATLTSSPLESYSHHGFNPLFESDGELEFNKFFRPSSSSSPPPKFKFLRDAEEKLRRRLMEEAKSRDQKLTVTEGSFLKFMNPAMMNREEKQSSQESDETVSFCPSSSCTNLRTLDQRPTLVV, from the coding sequence ATGAAGACTATAAGTGGTTTAGGGATAGGGTTGAGTTTGGTGTGTGTGTTTCTTCTATTAGCACTTGTTGCAGAGGTCTATTACCTTCTgagatggaagaagaagatcatcAGCCAAGAAagcgaagaagagaaagaagaagagcaacaacaGGTTGGGTACGCTAAGGAACTTATCCAGCTCTTCTGCTTCAAAAAGCCTGAGGCCAACAATGGCGGAAGAGAAGTGGAAATCTCGATGAATCAAGATTTAGAACTAGGGTTTGAAGCTGAGCTAATGAAGCTTCATAACCATAGGCTTCTCTTCACAATCATCGAAGAGACAAAAGCAGATTTGGAATCTGATGATGGGAAATCAAGACTAGGCTCAAGGTCAAGAACAAGGAGCCTGAGTGATCTTCCGCTTGGAGTAAATGATTGTACTACCCCTGGCTTCACTCCATTGGCTTCTCCTGCTACGCTAACGTCATCTCCCTTGGAGTCTTACTCGCACCATGGATTCAATCCTCTGTTCGAGTCAGACGGTGAGCTTGAGTTTAACAAGTTTTTCAggccgtcttcttcttcttctcctccgccTAAgttcaagttcttgagggatgCTGAAGAGAAGCTGAGGAGGAGATTGATGGAAGAAGCTAAAAGCAGAGATCAAAAGTTGACTGTAACAGAGGGTTCGTTTCTGAAGTTCATGAATCCTGCGATGATGAACAGAGAGGAGAAACAGAGTAGTCAAGAATCTGATGAGACGGTGTCGTTTTGTCCTTCTTCTTCATGTACAAATCTTAGAACGTTAGACCAGAGGCCCACACTGGTTGTTTAG
- the LOC106420405 gene encoding cyclin-dependent protein kinase inhibitor SMR14-like has product MPDTKIFQLLPDDKDIAAIHNTDSLLVPSNPQPPESSLSPSLKENKSRSDGNNQQQDQDQDQEQEQEKLQYESRSKRKWEYNDETSRVEILETPRNSNIRCYCPPRPPRKPKASPAVKRRDVWLKRSVVFLDVAREVESMFPPSVIQDFGKKIKKARY; this is encoded by the coding sequence ATGCCAGACACAAAGATATTTCAGTTGTTGCCTGATGACAAAGATATCGCAGCCATTCACAATACCGATAGTCTCCTAGTTCCATCAAACCCGCAGCCTCCAGAATCATCATTATCTCCAAGtcttaaagaaaataaatctagaAGTGATGGAAACAACCAACAACAAGATCAGGATCAagatcaagaacaagaacaagaaaagcTCCAGTATGAATCAAGAAGCAAACGAAAATGGGAATATAATGATGAAACTTCTCGGGTAGAGATTCTAGAGACGCCGAGGAATTCAAACATAAGGTGTTATTGTCCTCCTCGGCCGCCTAGAAAGCCAAAAGCTTCTCCGGCCGTGAAAAGGAGAGACGTGTGGTTAAAGAGATCTGTGGTTTTCTTGGATGTAGCAAGAGAGGTCGAATCTATGTTTCCTCCGTCTGTTATTCAagattttggtaaaaaaatcaagaaagctAGATATTGA